The Juglans microcarpa x Juglans regia isolate MS1-56 chromosome 8S, Jm3101_v1.0, whole genome shotgun sequence genome has a window encoding:
- the LOC121244406 gene encoding uncharacterized protein LOC121244406 isoform X2 codes for MAADLAVKLEAENPCCKGWREKYSNLEKKRYALRQAVNILTPQIDTFQSENAILKKAFEEEQARADNEKEGRLKESIARVSLENEISVLKSEISQVKQKASLNAVDRDKKVRLLQDCISEREKEINRLKELLEKEKIRADTERKNAEGEKKKAAEMFKSLKAEKVEERRIARTGAEKAEQYRLQLEILKKEADEAKSKLASETMKFERANKRLGEERKKALKERKRADLEMAKAEEQRKLAEANGKKAVEEKCHADNLYRQLEENRQRVFQNLAFLGGQTDNKLNPESVKTKNRLQCEILNREVDEHKSVLELLKESNKMFEVENQKAIKEKKRADSKMAKAEEQKNLADVNWKKAMLEKCRADRLSQQLRENKKNELQPSRKLVERSTVAPVKTIASENANVKLLKKELKLEKKQAKHAKRVAKLEKSHNRILQQELGHLKLEFDQFANRLDILNESLAPRAEGIDDPEKNVSIAYMQRLNMMKNLCSLEPTRAHLQSENELVRPSCMDMDVSYPLRQSLQHPAQLLPISGGNFDEPISGINSKLESPLGCSNWKMLQTSAINSSMASFSDGQLMGSQEKGALSGTTSTKLVEENLNAQPTISNLSGEVTKLRCCEKSAVVGENNVKIADSDDVGRGCDCSRKRNWLLDSAEPIEYLYSKGKKLCVQIEENLSLLHGMLDRRIGSPLEEVRCLAPNPQCIPHGTLDGLHKKSKVSPEEVHKKHFCVSDEQKKTEKSGTEVLEDSSNLETMASFEDVADGEYMKLLDLDDAADEQHYRMAAKRPVSPSLPIIDFDNRQIFDVDCSEALVVEWIYKEVSTEHSFDVIDVEIESNKLKHTALGPSCNLSLHKIVAPADSVAVIENGFSTVEAGNARPQQVQNSGLVVGISNLPRSREEEVNFPFESELGSACDTVPKYCVVSPNMRDRNVISKIFKTTKTCIARCCLLSQTEWVVPKILLALMMEENILLVEKVCVFFTLVLLNLSSAAPRKVGNCLNTDSILWLDSFSGHIRAVMSDVETRSMLADFDFLDELLSLIEEFLIDGRVLVYTNISCETFIECDTRINFLLDGVTISFSYEVPSADQLVAGSVILASICAAIDQIGFICEASYNIFRRHACDSSLVLSILHVFAYLCGQKLFSATKYGLMVTVFKSIVMLLEGVNFSDPAASHSLSVSEDQFLFHPCTKCPFSKDAVSIDTVTSLLLKFIWNNAGLETTNYDVIKSFDLLNSEVLYNSFKSEVSSSHEGFYCAADVNFDTSRCLEKYEMPTTQSHSIASMCLCHLTDVLSLVELVASNMRWDWTCIKMIPQLLKILELCVLEDFAAAIVVLLGQLGRLGVDAGGYEDKGVENLRCNLYTFLSRYTTMKAGLHLQIATATALLGLLPDDFDALIQSNVKIQVTATQSLLADSMRKWFSLLSKEQQDLSVQLLQPAGAKQK; via the exons ATGGCGGCGGATTTGGCAGTAAAGCTTGAGGCGGAGAATCCCTGCTGTAAGGGG TGGAGGGAGAAATACTCGAATCTTGAAAAGAAGAGGTATGCGCTGCGGCAAGCGGTGAACATCCTTACACCACAGATTGATACATTTCAATCTGAGAATGCCATTCTCAAGAAAG CATTTGAGGAGGAGCAGGCACGAGCAGACAATGAGAAGGAGGGGCGGCTAAAAGAGTCTATAGCTAGAGTATCTTTGGAGAATGAAATCTCTGTTTTGAAATCTGAGATCTCTCAAGTAAAGCAGAAAGCAAGCTTAAATGCTGTAGATAGAGATAAAAAAGTGAGGCTTCTTCAAGATTGCATTtctgaaagggaaaaagaaatcaatCGGCTCAAGGAGCttcttgagaaagagaaaataagggCAGATACCGAAAGGAAGAATGCTGAGGGTGAGAAAAAGAAAGCTGCAGAAATGTTCAAATCTTTAAAAGCCGAGAAGGTTGAAGAAAGAAGGATTGCCAGAACTGGAGCAGAGAAGGCTGAGCAGTACAGGCTTCAGCTGGAGATTTTGAAGAAAGAGGCTGATGAAGCAAAGTCAAAGTTAGCCTCTGAAACAATGAAGTTTGAACGAGCAAACAAAAGACttggagaagaaagaaagaaggctCTCAAAGAGAGAAAACGTGCAGATTTGGAGATGGCCAAAGCAGAGGAGCAAAGGAAGCTTGCAGAAGCTAATGGGAAGAAGGCTGTTGAAGAGAAATGTCATGCTGATAACTTGTATCGGCAGTTGGAAGAGAATAGACAGAGGGTATTTCAAAATTTGGCTTTTCTAGGTGGCCAGACTGATAATAAGTTGAATCCTGAATCTGTTAAAACGAAGAACAGGCTTCAATGTGAGATATTAAACAGAGAAGTGGATGAACACAAATCGGTTTTGGAGCTCTTGAAAGAGTCGAACAAAATGTTTGAGGTTGAAAACCAGAAGGCAATCAAGGAGAAAAAACGTGCAGATTCCAAGATGGCAAAAGCAGAAGAGCAGAAAAATCTTGCAGATGTGAATTGGAAAAAGGCCATGCTAGAAAAATGTCGTGCTGATCGGTTGTCTCAACAGTTacgagaaaacaaaaaaaatgaacttcAGCCCTCTAGAAAGTTGGTTGAGAGATCTACTGTAGCACCAGTTAAAACCATCGCTTCTGAAAATGCAAATGTGaagcttttgaaaaaagaaCTGAAGTTGGAGAAAAAGCAAGCAAAGCATGCCAAAAGAGTGGCCAAGTTGGAAAAAAGTCATAACCGCATCCTTCAACAGGAACTTGGTCACTTGAAGCTAGAGTTTGATCAATTTGCAAATCGCTTGGATATACTGAATGAGTCATTAGCACCTAGAGCTGAAGGTATTGATGACCCAGAAAAG AATGTTTCGATTGCATATATGCAAAGGTTAAACATGATGAAGAACCTCTGCAGTTTGGAACCAACTCGGGCACACCTTCAAAGTGAAAATGAACTTGTGAGACCTAGTTGCATGGATATGGATGTCTCATATCCTCTCAGGCAAAGCCTCCAACATCCTGCACAATTGCTACCTATATCTGGAGGAAATTTTGATGAGCCCATTTCAGGTATTAATTCTAAATTGGAGTCTCCGCTTGGATGCTCTAACTGGAAAATGTTACAGACTTCTGCAATAAATTCGAGTATGGCATCTTTTTCTGATGGACAGTTAATGGGCTCACAGGAGAAGGGTGCTCTTTCTGGTACTACATCCACAAAATTAGTTGAAGAGAACTTGAATGCACAACCAACAATATCCAACTTGTCTGGTGAAGTTACTAAATTGAGGTGCTGTGAAAAATCTGCAGTGGTGGGTGAAAATAATGTCAAAATTGCTGATAGCGATGATGTTGGCAGAGGTTGTGATTGTAGTAGGAAGAGAAACTGGTTACTTGATTCTGCTGAGCCCATTGAATATTTGTATTCCAAGGGTAAGAAGTTGTGTGTGCAGATAGAAGAGAATCTATCTTTGTTGCACGGTATGTTAGACAGACGAATAGGCAGTCCCTTGGAAGAAGTAAGATGTCTGGCTCCTAATCCACAATGCATTCCACATGGCACGCTTGATGGGTTGCACAAAAAGAGCAAGGTATCTCCTGAAGAGGTACATAAGAAGCATTTTTGTGTCAGTGACGAGCAAAAGAAGACAGAAAAATCTGGAACTGAAGTCTTGGAGGATTCAAGCAATCTTGAAACTATGGCAAGTTTTGAGGATGTAGCTGATGGTGAGTACATGAAACTGCTGGACTTGGATGATGCTGCTGACGAGCAACATTACAGGATGGCAGCCAAAAGGCCTGTGTCACCTAGTCTACCTATTATTGACTTTGATAACAGGCAAATATTTGATGTGGATTGTTCTGAAGCTTTAGTAGTGGAATGGATCTATAAAGAGGTATCGACTGAGCACAGCTTTGATGTTATTGATGTTGAAATTGAGTCCAATAAGCTAAAACATACTGCTCTAGGACCTTCCTGTAATCTGTCACTGCATAAGATTGTAGCCCCTGCTGATTCCGTTGCTGTCATTGAGAATGGTTTCTCGACTGTAGAGGCAGGAAATGCTAGGCCTCAGCAGGTCCAGAACTCGGGTCTGGTTGTGGGCATTAGTAATTTGCCTAGATCAAGAGAAGAGGAAGTTAATTTTCCATTTGAAAGTGAATTGGGGTCTGCATGTGACACTGTTCcaaaatactgtgtcgtgtctCCCAACATGAGAGATCGTAATGTCATTTCTAAGATATTTAAAACTACCAAAACTTGTATAGCTCGGTGCTGTTTGCTTTCTCAAACGGAGTGGGTGGTGCCAAAGATTCTACTTGCTCTTATGatggaagaaaatattttacttgt GGAAAAGGTCTGCGTGTTTTTTACATTGGTGCTGCTTAATTTGTCCTCCGCTGCTCCAAGGAAAGTTGGAAACTGCTTGAATACGGATTCCATCCTCTGGTTGGATTCTTTCTCTGGGCACATACGTGCAG TGATGTCCGATGTGGAGACAAGAAGCATGCTTGCAGATTTTGATTTCTTGGATGAACTTCTTAGTCTCATTGAGGAATTCCTTATAGACGGAAGAGTTCTGGTGTACACTAATATATCATGTGAGACATTTATCGAATGTGATACAAGAATTAACTTCCTCTTGGATGGTGTGACTATTAGTTTTTCATATGAAGTTCCTTCTGCTGATCAGTTGGTGGCTGGGAGTGTTATATTAGCATCAATATGTGCAGCAATAGACCAGATTGGTTTTATATGTGAGGCATCCTACAACATCTTTCGGAGGCATGCTTGTGATTCTTCATTGGTGCTTAgcattcttcatgtttttgcttATCTGTGTGGACAAAAGCTTTTCAGTGCCACGAAGTACGGTTTGATGGTGACTGTCTTCAAATCAATAGTGATGTTACTTGAGGGAGTAAATTTTTCTGATCCTGCTGCTTCTCATTCTTTGTCTGTAAGCGAGGATCAATTTCTTTTCCATCCATGCACCAAATGCCCATTTTCGAAGGATGCTGTTTCTATAGATACTGTGACATCATTGCTCTTGAAATTCATCTGGAATAATGCTGGGTTGGAAACCACAAACTATGATGTGATTAAATcctttgatttgttgaattctGAAGTTCTGTATAACAGTTTTAAATCTGAAGTAAGTTCAAGCCATGAAGGGTTTTATTGTGCCGCCGATGTGAATTTTGATACCTCCCGTTGCTTGGAAAAGTATGAGATGCCCACTACTCAATCACACTCCATTGCTAGTATGTGTCTCTGTCACCTTACTGATGTTCTATCGTTGGTGGAGCTGGTTGCATCCAACATG aGATGGGACTGGACATGCATCAAAATGATTCCTCAGCTGTTGAAAATTTTGGAGTTGTGTGTGTTGGAGGACTTTGCTGCTGCTATTGTTGTTCTCCTTGGACAACTTGGGAG GCTTGGAGTTGATGCTGGTGGATATGAAGATAAAGgagttgaaaatttgagatgTAATTTATATACTTTTCTTAGTCGTTATACTACCATGAAAGCAGGTCTACACCTTCAAATAGCCACTGCCACTGCTTTGCTTGGGCTTCTTCCTGATGATTTTGATGCACTCATTCAGAGTAATGTGAAGATTCAGGTAACTGCAACTCAGTCTCTTCTTGCTGATTCTATGAGGAAGTGGTTTTCTTTGCTGAGCAAGGAGCAACAGGACTTGTCGGTGCAGCTTTTACAACCAGCTGGtgcaaaacaaaaatag